GTACAGGTCGAGTAGCCGTTCCAGCTTGTCCGCCGACCCTGGCACGGGCTGTCCGTGTTCGAACCGGGAGACCGTGGCAGTCGAGGCGTGGACCCGCAGCGCGGCCTCGGTCTGGGTGATGCCACGGTTTTCACGCAGTTCACGCAAGCGCGCGCCCAACAGAATGCGTTGAGCCGCAGGGGCGAGGCGCCTGCTGGCGGGGAGCCGGGGGGTGGCGGATGCCGTCGGCGCGGCGGCCGCTCGGGCTCCGTCCCGGTCCAGAGGAGCGAGGTGCCTGCCAGTGGGAAGCGGGGGGATGACGGATGCCGCCGGCGCGGCGGCCGCTCGGGCTCCGTCACGGTCCAGCTCCTCCAAGGCGCCGCTGACGTGATAGCGGGCCGCGGTGCTCAGCCAGTTCTTCGCCTCGTCCCTGCGCCCCTGTGCGAGGAGTTCGAGCCCAAGGGCGTACGCCTGATGGCCCAGTTCGGCCTGCTCGGCTTGGAGGACCACCGTGGCCCGCTCGTGATCCGTGAGCTGCTCAATGCTGTCCATGACCGCTTCGAAACCGCCCTCGGAGCCGCTCAGGGGGGGCTGAGGCGGCCAGGTACCGGCGTTCACTCGCATTCTCCCTTTCCCGTGGCCATCGGTCGGTAGTGCTCCAGAGCGCTGGCGCCGCGGAGCGTCGCCAAGGCCCGTTTGAGTAGCTTCTTCACTCCGTTCTCCCCGATCCCCATGAGTACGGCGACCTCCGCGACGCTGAGGTCGTCGAGGTACCGGAGGCAGAGGGCCACACGCTGCCTGTGTGCCAGGCCGGCCAGGGCCCGTTCGACGTCCACGCCCCGCTCGATCGCCACAGGAAGGTGCGTGACCATCACGCGCATGAGCAAGGCCATCTCCGGCTCGTCGACGGGGACCTCCCGCGCGATGCCGCGCCTCTCCCAGAATTCCGCGATGCGGCATCGGGCAATGGAGTAGAGCGCTTTCGCCGGCTCGTCGTAGAACTCGACGTGGTGGTCATACCTGACGAAGAACAAACGCCAGGTCTCCTGGCACAGGTCCTCCGCCTCCTGCGCTCCTCCCACCCGGCGCGCCACGAACGCGTCCAGCCTGGGGTGCTGGGCCAGGTAAAAGTCCCTCATGGCCTTCCGGCGCTCAGGATCCTTTGCGGCTCGGGCTGCGGGACCGCTGCCCTCCGTCGATGTCATCGAGCCTCGTCGACGTCGATGTCGGCGCCGACACGGACCGACCACTGGGCTTCAGACAGCCTCTGACGTGCGGAAACCGCCTGCCCGCTCGCTCCGGCTGCGTCCATAACCGTCGCGATGGACCGGCGTTGCTCTCGGGCAAGGAGGACCTTTCCCAGGATGCGCAGCCCCGCAACGGTCACACCACATAAGCCGGAGATCGCCAACGCCAGCTCACTAGGACCCATCGACCGCAGCACTGCAGGATCACCCACTCCCTACCCAACCGAAACACTGTCACCTGTACATCGGTGCAGAACCCGGTTTCGGGTACCCCCAGCCCCGCCGTTCTTCCTTCGGACGAAGTCCCGCGCTCGCTCGCGATGGCGAAGCTGACCAGACACGTCACTCACTAGCGGCGTCAGCTGTG
This portion of the Streptomyces showdoensis genome encodes:
- a CDS encoding RNA polymerase sigma factor, with amino-acid sequence MTSTEGSGPAARAAKDPERRKAMRDFYLAQHPRLDAFVARRVGGAQEAEDLCQETWRLFFVRYDHHVEFYDEPAKALYSIARCRIAEFWERRGIAREVPVDEPEMALLMRVMVTHLPVAIERGVDVERALAGLAHRQRVALCLRYLDDLSVAEVAVLMGIGENGVKKLLKRALATLRGASALEHYRPMATGKGECE